One stretch of Kluyveromyces marxianus DMKU3-1042 DNA, complete genome, chromosome 8 DNA includes these proteins:
- the SEC20 gene encoding Sec20p (containing Sec20 super family) — translation MIPTCESLAGKRKALHSLFIQSLENDESINDKVINEFLSYEDMIRSFQKVIELKYNVKIRYEPQFTIVGTPCGIEKDDSLWIDEMNELLKNIDFRKEFTQKYEVSLIESRLMLKDLLKEKLEAKLQERRGSTSSMDDDLNRSEVINTTDSKDMLLPNAASNIKGKTLQVNKKITSNLLRTNQILRSSVLQSELNLDELTQQTDTLMLVNDKFDRFKAMSQASLKLIKAINSSSYQEKRKVYAAITFFCCCILWVLWRRIFKYPVKLVFWLCFRIFKSMLYTVGLVKNSASFGNATDNYDHDSYDIYSNTATALTATLETLIANASESSSTTLDLENAISSSFDKLMDEL, via the coding sequence ATGATTCCTACTTGCGAATCGCTTGCtggaaagagaaaagcCTTACATTCTCTATTTATACAGAGTTTGGAGAATGATGAAAGCATTAACGATAAAGTTATCAATGAGTTTTTAAGCTACGAAGATATGATTCGTAGCTTCCAGAAAGTTATTGAGCTGAAATACAATGTGAAAATACGATATGAACCGCAATTCACCATTGTTGGGACTCCTTGCGGGATCGAGAAGGATGATTCTCTGTGGATAGATGAAATGAATGAACTTTTAAAGAACATTGACTTCAGAAAAGAGTTTACGCAGAAATACGAGGTGTCTTTGATAGAATCCAGACTAATGCTTAAGGACTTGCTAAAGGAAAAGTTAGAGGCCAAACTTCAGGAGCGTAGAGGAAGCACAAGCTCAATGGATGATGACTTGAACAGATCAGAGGTTATAAACACAACGGATTCAAAAGACATGCTGCTTCCGAATGCTGCTTCAAATATCAAGGGAAAAACTTTACAAGTTAACAAGAAGATTACTTCGAACTTGCTACGAACAAACCAAATATTACGCAGCAGCGTTTTGCAGAGTGAATTGAACCTAGATGAATTGACACAGCAAACCGACACGTTAATGCTAGTCAATGACAAGTTCGACAGGTTCAAGGCCATGTCACAGGCATCACTGAAATTGATCAAGGCCATTAACAGTAGTAGctatcaagaaaaaagaaaagtataTGCCGCCATTACCTTTTTCTGCTGTTGCATATTATGGGTTCTTTGGAGGAGAATATTCAAGTACCCAGTCAAACTAGTATTTTGGTTATGCTTCAGAATTTTCAAGTCAATGCTCTACACAGTTGGTCTAGTTAAAAACTCTGCTTCATTCGGTAATGCAACAGACAACTATGATCACGATTCTTATGATATTTATTCGAACACAGCTACAGCTTTGACAGCTACTTTAGAAACGCTCATAGCGAACGCATCTGAATCCTCCTCAACGACTCTGGATTTGGAAAATGCAATTAGTAGCAGTTTCGACAAACTGATGGACGAGTTGTAG